From the genome of Vitis riparia cultivar Riparia Gloire de Montpellier isolate 1030 chromosome 2, EGFV_Vit.rip_1.0, whole genome shotgun sequence:
AATccgtaaaaataaaattttttcaatttttagcaATGATCTTTAATTCCAAATTCTAGCTAGGCATATGCACTTATTGTGTTGTTGATTGATATATCACATATTGTATCATGTATCATTATATCGAGTATCgtatcatgtatcataaatgTATTGAAAGATACACTTTAAGATAAGATATGGATTGTGATACACAtcgatttccataaaaaatgtaTCTTATCGTTGTATTGTATCATTTATcgtaagtttttaacaactatggCTACAAGTATAAGCAACAAGTCATACACAACTATATCCCACTCACCAACATTCAATCAAAAGTGCAGTAAGATGTCATCATAAGCAAAATAGATTTTGCATACTGTCACATTTGGCTCTATGAAATCttaagtgaaagaaaaatgaaaccaaACTTCTAAGTCttacattttttacttttatcaaTCTATTTGGTTCCAAATTATCACAAAATGAATCTAACTAAAGGAAAGGAATTAGTCATTGCCGTTTATCTTGTTTaggaaaaggaaacaaaagagtTTATTTTCCATTGAGTTCTACCGCccttagttttatatttaaaataagggCAACTTTTCAAtgcataaatatttaatttaaacctCTAGCAAGTTCCACTTTTGCAATCATGTAAGCCAATTCCTCCAATTTCCTTCCTTACCAATTCCAATGGTTCccaataaaattcaaatttttaaaagcaaactTTCTACCCCTATCCAAACAAAGTGTCAAAACAAGAATTTCAACAATTTATATCAATGATGTTGAAATGCAATAATCCTTTTGAGAAGTTTCCTTCATTGGGTTACCAGTAAAATTGATAGGCAAGAAAAGGTAAAAACCTTTAAATGTGCATTGTGGCGTTTTCCCTCTCTCCAACGCCGGATATTCCCATCATTCATCACCCGGAACCTCATTTTAAAGGACCTGATCAGAAAACTCAAAGCcatataaatttgatataatagCAACAATTTTAAACTAGAATAAAACGAAAAAATGTATGCAGAAACCCACGAATAAGATTTCATTTTGATCTTCTTGATCTTGGAAGTCACTGGTGTAATTGGCCTTCTCTTGTTTTTGTCTTTGGAAGAAAAATGACGGACTGGAACCACCTAAATATCAAATGAAACCATCAATGGACAAATCAGTGTTTCGCCCTCCCTATGACTAAAGACTAAGGGGTTctaattttattcctttcttttcctacCTTTTCTCGCCAACCAAATGAGCAAAAAGAGAATAGAAtggaaaatttataaatgattagATTACcctccatttggttgctgagaaaaaggggggaaagtaaaggaaaaatggCAAATTGTCTATGCTTTTCTTCTATACATTTTCTCGGCAAGCCAACGGATGAAGAGAAGACAATTGTAAAATGAAAAGTCACTAAATTACCCTCTGGTGGGTTTCGGGCATTAGGGAGAAAAATATGTTATCTTTATGAGAATGGTTGCCTTTCCCACATTTCTCAGCATCCCATCAGAAGGGgaataagaagggaaaaaaaaatggagaaaaccCTAACTTACATAGAGAGGGAGAAGAGAAGAGCGAAAGAAGTGAGCTGCCATTGAAGAAGAAGCTGCGGCACTGAAAAGGGGCACAAAGTGGGAAGTGGTGATTGAAGCAGATGGGAGAGATCGATGAAATTGAGGAGAATGATGGAGGAGACGACGCCATTGAGGTGCCATAAATGGTTGGTTTTGCCATGAAGAAGTGGCCAGAGAGCCAAGTTTGGCGCACCATCTCTGCATCGCGTTTGCTCCAAAACTCAGATTTCCCACAATTGCTTTACCCAGAGCCTAGACCCTGGTCCATAACATGTACTAATTGACCGGGCCTGGGTTTCGGGCCTAGACTGAGGGCCTGGGTTCGAACATTCATGCCAAAtctattttgcttttatttttaaatttattaaaaataaagaccCGCTATAAATACTCGATTGATTCGTTACCAAGGATTAAACTATAGAAAGTAacaaaaatatcggtaatttgATTCTacgaaaatatttaaaatatcaataaaaatttaatatatatatataattttaagaaataatagaaataatactatacatattaaaatcattgtactagaaaaaaaaattacataaatatatgtgatatataaaaaaaatgatttatgtaactattttttttgtttaaaaatgtttataacttatttattagttatatatataaaacattgtTTAATTGTATTCATTATAAAAGTTATCATGATGTTTTTATATCatgagataattaaaattttatttttatttttatatttcattagttttggaaaaagttttAAGTAGTATAtatttaatatgacttaaaataagtAAGGGTAACTTGCCCTAATGGATGGAGTTATCTTTTGTATGCCCCCGGATCATGGGCTCAAGCCTCCTAGTCGTTgtcaaaaaaatatgatataatctATATCTGAtatattttgttgaaatttgattGTATTTCCTATTGGCGTAACCAAAATCCGAATTTTAATCCATGGTCCATGCTTACTCATGTCACACATACAATTTGGTCTCGTTGTAATCAAGTTGCATTACCTTGTTTTAAATGTTAATCTCATGCTTTTGTATGTTAATGTCATTTATTTGTACCTAATTTCATCTATTTGTATAATAGTAATTTATTGTATACTTTCAAAGGTTGAGATCATAAGTTCAATTGGTACCAAATTGATACCCTAAAGttttcctaaattaaaagaaaaaacataaatttttatatgcTCATTGGCACCTCCACCAATCCACATAAGAGACAAAGATCTATTATATGTAATTACTagtagaaacaaaaaaaaaagtacatgtTGTAAATGAAGAAtagtgaatgaccacattgatggtcattacgaactccatttactcatctttaagatgagtaatgggagttcatattatgaagcctataaaaggcttcttacaccccatgtaagagcatcccgagaaaaagaaagaaaagttcttcctctcactctctctctctctctttcactttctcaattctcttatttgattccttcttccatattatatatcaaagtaagatatattttatctctactactttgatttgcattatatttgtctttgttttacaacacgttatcagcacgaattgctctgaaggtaattctcgtatcttaaacttgaagttatttatatagaataaaattttacatatttatattattgttgatttgttttgttacatattgttaaaagttataaacaaattatttgattttgtttataatcaaagttataccaatgctatcaagttattataactgattttaataatattgttttgtcatatatatgaagttatttgacaatgtcgaatatcacaaaactcgaatttgtggcacttgacatttcgggaaagaactatctatcttggatccttgatgctgaattacatcttgatgcaatgaaccttggagctacgatcaaacaaggaaatcaagcatccctgcaggatcgcgcaaaagcattgattttccttcgccatcacctccatgaaggtttaaaaaatgagtatcttacggtAAAGGACCCatttactctatggagtaatttgaaagaaagatatgaccaccagaaaactgtgattctccaaaagctcgatatgattggatgcacctaaggttgcaagattttaaaactgttagtgaatacaactctgcacttttcaaaatcagctctcaattaaagctgtgtggagaaaaaatcacagaggaagacatgttagagaaaacttttactacgtttcatgcctcgaatgtgctcctgcagcagcaatatcgagagcgtagatttacaaaatattctgaattaatatcatgtcttcttgttgctgaacaaaataatgagctttttgatgagaaatcaccagtctcgtccaactggatctgaaccattccctgaagtgaatgcaatatcgtcccaaactcgtggacgtggacgaggacgaggacgtggtcgtggaagaaatccccgataccatggttcttatagtaataattctcagaaaatgaaagcctcattgcaccaccagaagtggaacaatactgagacaatacaagaaaatgggaagcgtatacaagataaacctcctaagaaccatgagaataattgttatagatgtggtatgaaggggcattggtcgcgtacctgtcgtacgcccaaacatttggtcgaccttatcaagcatcaataaaagctaaaggaaaagagatagagatgaactttaccgatggtgatggattggacctaacctactatgacattgatttctttggaggtcccaatgaaaaaacagaccatttgataaatgatgaaaaaattaacattgattgatgttactttatatataaaataatatattattatgtcttatatttacatctgatttactttgttatttacattatgccctgtttttttttgttatattgaaatccatgtgttatttggtctcaagatgaatgaggatgatgtatgtctcgcgGACTGTGCGACcacgcacacaattcttcgagataaaagatatttcctcgaattgacattaataaaagctaatgtaagtaccatatctggtactacaaacttagttgaaggctctggaagagcaaacataatgttgccaaatggaactagattccatataaatgatgcgttatattctagcaaatccagaagaaatttgctcagttttaaagatatccgcagaaatggatatcatattgaaactatgaatgagataatgtagaatatctttaatTACTTCTATTATATTTGGTCAGAgggcttataatggaaaaactcccggCTTTCTCCTctggttgtatcatacaactataaagcctattgaatcatatgttgtcgtgaaccagaagttcaacgacccaaaagtttttatcCTTTGGCATGATAggctaggtcacccagggtcttcaatgatgcgtcgaataatcgaacactcacatgagcatccactaaagaaccagaagattctttcgcccaatgaatactcatgtgctgcctactcacaaggtaaattgataatcagatcatctttactaaagtcatatctgagtcaccaatctttttagaagaatacatggggacatatgtgggcctatccatccaccatgtggaccattccgttattttatgatattaatagaTGCTTCGACTAGGTGGTCACATatttgtctcctttctacatGTAACGTAGCTTTTTCTAGACTCCTTgaacaaataatcaaattacgagcacaatttccagattatccaattaagacaatacgtcttgataatgctggcgaatttacttctcaaacattcattgactattgcatgtcagtagggataaatattgagcatcctgttgctcatactcatacccaaaatggtttagcagaatccttcatcaaacgtctccaattaataactcgaccattactaatgaaaaccaaattacctacttccgcctggggacatgctattatgcatgctgcagctttagtccgtattcgacctacaacttaccatgaatactccccttcacaacttgtgcttggaaaacaaccaaatatctctcacttgtgaatctttggttgtgcagtatatgtaccaattgcacctacacaacgcactaaaatgggtcccaaacgaagacttggggtttatgtaggttttgattctccatctatcataagatatcttaaACCTTTGACAGACGATGTTTTTACAGCTCGctttgcggattgtcattttaatgagagtgttttcccatcattagggggagaaaagtcgattcctgaagaatgacgagaaattagttggaaggcatctactatgacccatcttgatcctcgtacaaatcaatgtgaactagaagttcaaaggatcattcatttgcaaaatcttgcaaatcaattaccagatgcattcattgatacaaagaaagtgacaaagtcacatatcccggttgcaaatactccagcacggattgatgtccctataggacagttaacaaatgaacctaagatacgcctgaagcgtggtagacctgtcggctcaaaggatgtaactccccggaaaaggagaacccaagaaaaacttggcactttaaaagagaccatcaaaatgacttatcagtttaaaattgataaatctatagccctagaagaggcacaaataatgtaGAAAGCCCTTGAAGagacacatattgaacaagaagcccctgaagaggcacaggtacctgaaaattgtgaaatctcagtaagttatgtacaaacaggagaaaaatgggatcaaaataatattgttattaacaatatttttgctttccaagtggcctctaatatcataagaaatgatgaagatcccgaaccatgaaatgtggaagaatgtcaacatagaaatgattggccaaaatggaaagaagctatacaggcagaattaaactcattaacaaaacgagaagtttttggacctgtagtccaaacacctgaagatgtaaagcctgttgggtacaaatgggtatttgtacgaaagcgcaatgagaataatgagatcataagatataaagcgctATTAGTAGCATAAGGTTTCTCGtagagacctggtattgactacgaggaaacatattctcccgtcatggacgcaatcacatttcgtttcttaattagtttggcagtctcagaaagactggatatgcgtctcatggatgttattacaacatatttatacggatccatggataatgatatatacatgaaaatccctgaaggatttaaattgcctgaagcaaataatacaaagcctcgtagcatgtactcaatcaagttacaacgatccttgtatggattaaagcaatctggacgcatgtggtacaattgCCTTAgtgaatacttgctaaaagaagggtatgtgaataaccctatatgcccatgcatcttcattaagaaatcaaaaatcggatttgcaattattgcagtatatgttgatgacttaaatcttgttggaactcctgaagagcttaCAAGAATAagaaattacttgaaaaaggaatttgagatgaaagatcttggaaaaacaaagtTTTGTCTCGGCCTGtagatcgagcattttccaaatggagttttagtacatcaatcaacatacattaagaaagttttgaagcatttttatatggataaagcgcatcctttaagttctccaatggttgtctgatcacttgatgtgaaaaaggacccatttcgtccttgcgaaaaggacgaagaattacttggtcctgaagtatcatatcttagtgctattggtgcacttatgtatcttgccaattgtacacgtccagacattgctttttttgtcaatttatttgcaagatacagttccgctccaactcgaagacattggaatggtatcaaacatatattgcgttatcttcgcggaactactgatatgggtttattttactcaagggaatcaaagtaacaattgcttggatatgcagatgcaggatatctttcagatccacataaaggcagGTCACAAACAgtgtatgtgtttaattgcaatggtactgctatttcatggagatctgtcaaacaaacaatggtggccacatcatcaaatcattcagaaatactggcaattcatgaagcaagtcgtgaatgtatatggctaagatctatgatccagcatattcgggaatcatgtgaactctcctctatcaaaggtgacccgacaatattatttgaagataatgctgcatgcattgcacaaataacatggggttatattaaaggagatagaactaaacacatttcaccaaaattcttttatacacatgaactccagaagagtggtgaaattgatgtacaacaaatacgctcaagtgataatctagcagatttattcacaaaatcattgtcaacctcaacatttaagaagttaatacataggattggaatgcgtcaactcaaggatatcgacatgagggggagtatgcttgtaaaagggtgttagtgtactgtactcttttttccttcattcagGTTTTGTCCAACTgggttttactagcaaggtttttaacgaggcagtcctaatataccaagaaaagaatattgtactatttttccttcgctaggtttttcctatagggttttttactagcaaggtataatgaggcatattcttttaatatggtggtcatccaagggggagtgttgtaaATGAAGAGTAGTGAATGACCAAattgatggtcattatgaactccatttactcatctttaagatgagtaatgggagttcatattatgaagcctataaaaggcttcttacaccccatgtaagagcatcccgagaaaaagaaagaaaagttcttcctctcactctctctttctttcactttctcaattctcttctttgattccttcttccatattatatatcaaattaagatatattttatctctattactttgatttgcattatatttgtccttgttttacaacagtaccatctatttaaaaaaaaaaaatcataaaggaaaaaggagacaaaatttaaatttaacccCATGCACTAATTGATAACGTAAACATTATCTTTAGCATTACTATAATCATGATCaataaatagatattttatatcttcaaacattttgtattttaaatttagttctTGTTTTGGTATCATCTGTCATCACAACATAAGGAAATAACCAATGTCTAGGCAAGGTTGCTAAAATTGACCCTTCTTCAATGATCAAATTTGTCAAGGTTTAAGGAAGACAAACAAATGAGAGATTATTGAGTAGGATCGGTGTTGGTGTATAACTTATTCATGGTGAAGTTTTCTTCTTATAGTTGCCCCCTTGTTAGGCAGTTCTGGGAAATCATTAATGGTAATTTAAGtgatttgatgtttttaatgaCATCTTTATGTCCCTCTTTAGTGCCTTAGGAGAGTGAGTTTTATGATTCATCcatttaataattgaatatgGGGTTAGATGGTTACGTTGATATGCTTTCCTCTAGGACAATATGGGGTTTGAGTCATCGAGTAAAAGATCTTGGGTATAGGAGACTTTTGGACTTTTCAGACTTCATCTTCATTGAGTGGAATTGatatgggaacatccaaattaaaGGTAAAGTTTTATAATGACTTTTCTTTGGATCCTagaatgttaaaaattttattttttgcttccaTTACATTGGATCTAGAGGCCTAGGGTAATTTGCATGCATCTATACGATATAGGGTTATGGAAATAGAGAGATCCAAGGTTCTTAGTGTAACTTGCATTTCGTTTGCAGTGGTTTGTactcaatcaaaataatttgagatcaatttaaattcatttatgcaAAGAGACTTGAATTCACTTCTTAATGTTTACAACCCCATTCGTTTGATACGATCATCACATTTATAGAATTGTTGTAGAGtaacctactttttttttttttttcctctgagattttttaaaatatggtttcaTTTATTGCTTGGAATATTGCATAGAGTACTTTCTGATATTTCTTTTGAGAATCCTTCAATGAATCTTTATACTCTTTAATAAtgttttgaattcttttgaattTGTTAGTTTGATGTAACCACTATTTACTATATCTCATAAATCTTGAGATCTAAACAAGACATATATTTGAATATATCAATTATCAAATTTCTTACTAGTGAATTTTGGGAGTTGAtgataaattaagttattatttGTAGTCATAATTTCACCAACaaaatcaaaactttcttaTGATTTTGCATATTCCtttgtaattttgttttgatatgcCATTTCACATTCCCTAATCttttggctttgataccattggTTGGAATATACACAATTGggtattgataatattttcgctaaaataatattttattgcatTATATTATTCAACATAATAACAAACCTATTCACAACAAACAATCATACTTGCATTAAGACTTTAATTCATATTATTTGTAGTCATAATTTCACCAACaaaatcaaaactttcttaCGATTTTGCATATTCCtttgtaattttgttttgatatgcCATTTCACATTCCCTAATCttttggctttgataccattggTTGGAATATACACAATTGggtattgataatattttcgctaaaataatattttattgcatTATATTATTCAACATAATAACAAACCTATTCACAACAAACAATCATACTTGCATTAAGACTTTAATTCATATTAGACCAAAAGTCCTAATTAACATAACAAACCTAAATAACTAACAATTCCTAATGTTtctcaaattcttaaaattcttttaatttgactttaagtcaaattataatttcaacaTGTTCATGTCTAATGCACTTTGGGTAAACAACTTCATATCAATTCTATTTCTAAGTCAcctatgattttttattatatttttattgcaattttttctttacaaattgtgactttttctttagtttcaattttcatccgaagaataaaaaaattacaatggAAAGATAATTGAAGAGTTAATTCTCACATGAAAGagaattaaatgaaaaataattcttcatTTAAGTTATaacatctttgaaaaaaaaatattaggaaaggaattaagaaaaaagacaaTCTTAGGTTAAATAATCCATAAATAGGATGGCATTTATGAAATTGGGATGATATTTATagattttgaaatgtttaatcAATTTGAATATTTTGGACTAAAACCTTCGTAAAAAATGGGGTAGGGTgaataataagaatatattGAAGTTATGAATAGAAACTACAACATCCGGGTGGCATCATCATAACTGAACAGGAGGAGATctggaaaaataaatacaaaaatggaagaaaggagGAGGGAGAGGCGATGATTGTGGACAGCTTTCCGCCGCAAGACGCATGTTACGGAGAAAAGACTTGTTTTATTCCTTCAAGAAACCGTTGGAAAAGGTGGAAACGCACGCATTCACTACACGACAACTTTCCAAAAGCTGCAAACCCCACCACCTCCACCCCAgcctctctgtctctctctctctctccctaccTCCTCTAAGTCCTCTCTCCCCTCTTTGAATTGAGAATTAGAGAGGATTATTGTATCACGAAACATAAACGAACGAAATAAACAACATGCCACGAGTGACGAGTGTGAGTCACTTGTTCTaaaagaagaatgaaagcaTGTGAGGATCGAGTTTGACACACCAAAAGGGCACCATGGCATTCTCAACTTTCCACTATCCTATAGACTACCGATAATGGCAAAaagtaataaacaaaataaagtagCACAGCTCACGTTATTCTTTCCCTTCTGCATCTGCTATTCCTCTGCTTCTCCATTcccattttcatttccattctctctctctccttccttCTCTGCACTCTTGGCGTCCAATGGCCACTCTTGAAGACATAGGGGTCTCGGCTTCCATCAACATACTTGGTGCATTTGCCTTCTTGCTGGCCTTTGCTCTCCTCAGGATTCAGCCCATCAACGACAGGGTCTATTTCCCTAAATGGTACATCTGTGGAGGAAGAGCCAGCCCAAGGCGCTCTGCGAATTTTGTGGGCAAGTTGGTCAATCTCAATTTTTGGACTTACCTCACTTTCCTGAACTGGATGCCTCAGGCTCTGAGGATGAGTGAAGCTGAGATCATTCAGCATGCCGGTCTTGACTCTGCTGTTTTCCTCAGAATTTACACTCTCGGGTATcctctttcttctcttcccaAATCTTGTTGTTCCGGACAAATTGAATTATGGGGAATTCgtgttttccttatttttttcttctctcagCGTTTCTGCTTCTGGGCTATGTTTGTTCCCTTTGGAATTTTGTGCTTCTTTTGGACTTGCATCCCGGGAGTTCATTTTCCTtatctttcttatttctcaGTGTTTCTCCTACTGGGTGTTGTTTTctcctttgaaattttgtgttttcttgTGAATTTTGCATTCTGGggaatttgtttatttatctttcttatttttctcaGTATCCTGCTTCTGGGTGGCATTTGTTCTCTTTGCAAGTTTGTGATTTCCTGAGAGCTGGGGAATTCATTTTCCCGCTCCTCCTTATTTTATCAGTGTTTCTGCTTCTGGGTGTTCTTTGTGTTCCTCGGAAGGTTGTGTTTTTCCTTAGAATTTTCAGTCCAGGGATTTCGTTTTTGgcatctttcttatttttcagtGTTTTAGGTTCTGGTTGTCCTTTATGTTCTTTTTCCTAGGATTTTATGTTTTCCAGAGAATTTGAATTATGGGGAATTCCTTTTCCTTGTCTTCTTTATTTTCCCAATGTTTCTTCCTCCCTCCGAGTAGTGTTTGTCTTTCTGGAAGTTTGCATTTACACTCTGGAATTTATTTCATCCTTTTTCCTTTGGGCTTTGGTAGGTAGAGCTAGTTTGTTGATGGCTCCACAAAGCGCATCGTTTTCAAAACGGTTTTGACCTGTGAAATCGATGAAATTGAATACCAGGccgttttcatatttttgaacGTTTTTGGTTCAAAATTCTCGTGAAAACGGATTGATCTCTAccaaaatgtttgaaaatgatatttgaaaacGCCCTGCCAATTGTGTTTTTCTTGTCAgcgttttatttttttcttttcttgttggttTATTTCCAGAAAAACGGAAATAACATCAAAACCCATGGATGTTATAGCGTGCTTTCTTCTATCTTTTCTTATTTGCTCAGTAATTTCTACTCTTgctgtttcttttctttttttttttttttttcagaaaaatctAGGCTCTCCTGCTTGACTGGCATTAAAGTCTGAGGATATGCTgttatattttatagttttttttttttttggtgtaaaGTATTTTTGGGCCTCTCTTTCTTATGCTGCAAATAGATTGGGTAAAGGTAGGAAAGAGCATTCATGAACAGTGGgtcatctctctctttctctctcatctttttta
Proteins encoded in this window:
- the LOC117907624 gene encoding uncharacterized protein LOC117907624, encoding MQRWCAKLGSLATSSWQNQPFMAPQWRRLLHHSPQFHRSLPSASITTSHFVPLFSAAASSSMAAHFFRSSLLPLYVVPVRHFSSKDKNKRRPITPVTSKIKKIKMKSYSSFKMRFRVMNDGNIRRWREGKRHNAHLKSKKAKRRLRQPALVPAAYAKVMKKLNFCA